GCACAGCGCGGCCCAGGGGCGAGTGGTCGCCGGCGAACTCCGCAAGGAACACGGCGGCCCCCAGGCCGATGGGCAGGGCCGCCGCCAGGCACACGGCCAGAATCAGCAGGGTGGCGACCAGTATGGGCGCAATGCCCCCGGCCCGGCCGGCATCCTGTGGTGTGCTGATGAGAAAGTCGAGGGACAGCCGCTCCATGCCGTGCCAGAGGATGTCGCCCAGAATCCACAACAACATCCCCGCCACCAGCAGCGCGGCGCCCCAGACCACCGTGGCGATAAGCCGCTCAAACATGGCGCAGGCGTCTTCCCAGCAGCCCGGCCAGGCTCATCAGGCCCGCCACCAACACGGCCAGCACCAGGCCGCTCACGAACAGTGCGGCGCGGTGCTGATCCAGCGCATAAGCCATTTCCAAGGCGATATTGGCTGCCAGGGTGCGGACGGGGGCGAACAGGCTGGCGGGGTTTTGCACCACATTGCCCGTGACCATGAGCACCGCCATGGTCTCCCCCACGGCCCGGCCCGCAGCCAGTACCAGCCCGGCAACGATCCCGCCCCGCGCGGCGGGCAGCACCACCCGCCGCAAGGTGGCGGCGCGCCCCAGTCCCAGGGCGGCCGCAGCGTTGAGATAATCCCGTGGCACTGCCCGCAGGGCGGCCTCCGCTGTCAGCGCCACGGTGGGCAATATCATCAGTGTCAACACCAACATGCCGGCCAGCAGGCTGGTCCCCGGCGGCCGCCACTGATTGATCAGCGGCACCAGCACCACCAGGCCCCACAGGCCGTAGACCACCGAGGGAATGCCCGCCAGCAGTTCCACCAGCCGGCGATAGGCGCTGCCCAGCCGCGGCGGCGCATAAAATACCGTGAACAGGGCTGACAGCAGCCCCAGGGGCGCCGCCAACAGCAAAGCGCCGGCGGACACCGCCAGCGTGCCCCACAACATGGGTTGCAGATTGAACTGCCTTTCCAGGGGATGCCAGGCGGCATCGGTAAAAAAGCGCGCCAGGCCGATTTGATCCAGGGCCGGGGCGGCGGCCCACAGCAGGAACGCGCCAAGACCCAGCAACACCGCGCCGGCCAGGGCAGCGAGCGTGCCGGCTGCGCCCGCCAGGCGGGCGTCAGGGCACGAGGGGGAGGAAATGCTGGGCGGCCACCAGGTCATGGACGGCGTTCGAGCGGGCGTAGTCGATGAAATCCCGGGCCAGACCCCGGGCCGGGGCGCGGGTAACCAGGTTCAGGCTGCGGGCCAGGGGGTAGCGGCCGCTGGCCACATTGGCGCGGCTGGCGGCCACCCCGTCCAGCGCCAGCAGCTTGATGGGGGTGCCCGCGGCGATGTCGTGCTCCGCCACGCCGATGGACACATAGCCGATGGCGGCGGGGTTGCCGGCCACCACCTTGATGCCCTGC
The sequence above is a segment of the Gammaproteobacteria bacterium genome. Coding sequences within it:
- the pstC gene encoding phosphate ABC transporter permease subunit PstC — encoded protein: MTWWPPSISSPSCPDARLAGAAGTLAALAGAVLLGLGAFLLWAAAPALDQIGLARFFTDAAWHPLERQFNLQPMLWGTLAVSAGALLLAAPLGLLSALFTVFYAPPRLGSAYRRLVELLAGIPSVVYGLWGLVVLVPLINQWRPPGTSLLAGMLVLTLMILPTVALTAEAALRAVPRDYLNAAAALGLGRAATLRRVVLPAARGGIVAGLVLAAGRAVGETMAVLMVTGNVVQNPASLFAPVRTLAANIALEMAYALDQHRAALFVSGLVLAVLVAGLMSLAGLLGRRLRHV